The following are from one region of the Actinoplanes sp. L3-i22 genome:
- a CDS encoding thiolase family protein has protein sequence MPREVREVVFVDGVRTPFGKAGGMYAETRADDLVIRCIRELIKRNPQLPTERVDEVAIAATTQTGDQGLTIGRTAALLAGLPKTVPGYAVDRMCAGALTAVTNVAGGIAMGAYDIAIAGGVEHMGRHPMGEGVDPNPRILTEKLVDPSALVMGATAENLHDRLPHITKERTDRFGLNSQLKTAKAYADGKLQPDLVPVAIRSSELGWGLATVDEAPRETSLEKLATLKTPFRPHGRITAGNAAGLNDGATAALLADEATARELGLPVAMRLVSYAYVGVEPEIMGYGPIPSTEKALKKAGLTIDDIGLFELNEAFAVQVLALLDHYGIADDDPRVNPWGGAIAVGHPLASSGVRLMTQLARHFAEHPEVRYGINAMCIGIGMGGTVIWENPNWEGFAK, from the coding sequence GTGCCCCGTGAAGTACGCGAGGTCGTCTTCGTCGACGGCGTCCGCACCCCGTTCGGCAAGGCGGGCGGCATGTATGCCGAGACCCGCGCCGACGATCTGGTGATCCGTTGCATCCGCGAGCTGATCAAGCGCAACCCCCAGCTCCCGACCGAGCGGGTGGACGAGGTCGCGATCGCGGCCACCACCCAGACCGGTGACCAGGGCCTGACCATCGGCCGGACCGCGGCGCTGCTGGCCGGCCTGCCGAAGACGGTGCCCGGCTACGCCGTGGACCGGATGTGCGCCGGCGCGCTGACCGCGGTGACCAACGTCGCCGGCGGCATCGCGATGGGGGCGTATGACATCGCCATCGCCGGCGGTGTCGAGCACATGGGCCGGCACCCGATGGGCGAGGGCGTGGACCCGAACCCGCGGATCCTGACCGAGAAGCTGGTCGACCCGTCCGCCCTGGTGATGGGCGCGACCGCGGAGAACCTGCACGACCGGCTGCCGCACATCACCAAGGAGCGCACCGACCGCTTCGGGCTGAACTCGCAGCTCAAGACGGCGAAGGCGTATGCCGACGGCAAGCTCCAGCCGGACCTGGTCCCGGTCGCGATCCGCAGTTCCGAGCTGGGCTGGGGCCTGGCCACCGTGGACGAGGCGCCCCGCGAGACCTCGCTGGAGAAGCTGGCCACGCTGAAGACCCCGTTCCGCCCGCACGGCCGGATCACCGCGGGCAACGCGGCCGGCCTGAACGACGGCGCCACCGCGGCCCTGCTGGCCGACGAGGCGACCGCCCGTGAGCTGGGCCTGCCGGTGGCGATGCGGCTGGTGTCGTACGCCTACGTCGGCGTCGAGCCGGAGATCATGGGCTACGGCCCGATCCCGTCGACCGAGAAGGCCCTGAAGAAGGCCGGCCTGACCATCGACGACATCGGCCTGTTCGAGCTGAACGAGGCGTTCGCGGTGCAGGTGCTGGCCCTGCTGGACCACTACGGCATCGCCGACGACGACCCGCGGGTCAACCCGTGGGGCGGCGCGATCGCAGTCGGGCACCCCCTCGCGTCCTCCGGCGTGCGCCTGATGACCCAGCTCGCCCGGCACTTCGCCGAGCACCCCGAGGTGCGGTACGGCATCAACGCCATGTGTATCGGTATCGGCATGGGTGGCACCGTGATCTGGGAGAACCCGAACTGGGAAGGCTTCGCGAAGTGA
- a CDS encoding 3-hydroxyacyl-CoA dehydrogenase NAD-binding domain-containing protein: protein MIENPNEVVTKALVRSVRVPGLDKPVALITLDNGFDHKKPNSFGPAGLASLDAAITAATEADPAFIAITGKPYIFCVGADITGMPLISSQEQALELGELGHRVFARLKNSTIPTFAFVNGAALGGGLEVALHCHYRTVSTGAAALGLPEVAIGLIPGWGGSQLLPNLIGIAGAAQVILQNPLTQKVLRPKQAKEMGVADALFEAADFLEDSLAWAAGVVQGKVTVERPEIDRDMWDGVLWFAKNQLDEKLHGAVPSANKALELLALAKEASFEDGTAAETEALAGLIMGDEARASLYAFDLVQRRAKRPVGVPDAKLARKVTKVGIVGAGLMASQLALLFLRRLQVPVVLTDLDQARVDKGVAYVTGEIDKLVGKRRMDEGTAAKLRGLISGSVDRSVFADADFVIEAVFENLDLKKQIWAEFEKIVKPEAILATNTSSLSLTEMAADLEHPERVVGFHFFNPVAVLPLLEIIKDEKTDDATLATAFAVGKELKKSSVLVKDAPAFVVNRVLTRFTSEVFKAVDAGTPLEVVNEAFDPMGLPMRPVALLQLVGPAVAYHVGETLHRAFPERYVDSPNLKKIVDAGLPLLVDDEINTEVVKLLEVGDTVLTGDEVRARALAALAEEIRIMLDEGVVAEAQDIDLCMILGAGYPFHLGGITPYLDRSGIAEQVTGKRFLPAGLANVRRA from the coding sequence GTGATCGAGAACCCGAACGAGGTCGTCACCAAGGCGCTCGTCCGCTCCGTCCGGGTCCCCGGGCTGGACAAGCCGGTCGCGCTGATCACGCTGGACAACGGCTTCGACCACAAGAAGCCGAACAGCTTCGGCCCGGCCGGGCTCGCTTCGTTGGACGCCGCGATCACGGCCGCCACCGAAGCGGACCCCGCGTTCATCGCGATCACCGGCAAGCCGTACATCTTCTGCGTCGGCGCGGACATCACCGGCATGCCGCTGATCTCCTCCCAGGAGCAGGCGCTCGAGCTGGGCGAGCTGGGCCACCGGGTCTTCGCGCGGCTGAAGAACAGCACGATCCCGACGTTCGCGTTCGTGAACGGCGCGGCGCTCGGTGGTGGCCTCGAGGTCGCCCTGCACTGCCACTACCGCACGGTCTCCACCGGTGCGGCGGCGCTCGGCCTGCCCGAGGTCGCGATCGGCCTGATCCCCGGCTGGGGCGGCAGCCAGCTGCTGCCGAACCTGATCGGCATCGCCGGTGCGGCCCAGGTGATCCTGCAGAACCCGCTGACCCAGAAGGTGCTGCGTCCGAAGCAGGCCAAGGAGATGGGCGTCGCCGACGCGCTGTTCGAGGCGGCCGACTTCCTGGAGGACTCGCTGGCCTGGGCGGCCGGCGTGGTCCAGGGCAAGGTCACCGTCGAGCGCCCGGAGATCGACCGGGACATGTGGGACGGCGTGCTCTGGTTCGCCAAGAACCAGCTGGACGAGAAGCTGCACGGCGCGGTCCCGTCCGCGAACAAGGCGCTGGAGCTGCTGGCCCTGGCCAAGGAGGCGTCCTTCGAGGACGGCACCGCGGCCGAGACCGAGGCGCTGGCCGGCCTGATCATGGGCGACGAGGCCCGGGCCAGCCTGTACGCGTTCGACCTGGTCCAGCGCCGGGCCAAGCGCCCGGTCGGCGTGCCGGACGCGAAGCTGGCCCGCAAGGTCACCAAGGTCGGCATCGTCGGCGCCGGTCTGATGGCGTCCCAGCTGGCCCTGCTCTTCCTGCGCCGGCTGCAGGTCCCGGTCGTGCTGACCGACCTGGACCAGGCCCGGGTGGACAAGGGCGTGGCGTACGTGACCGGCGAGATCGACAAGCTGGTCGGCAAGCGCCGGATGGACGAGGGCACCGCGGCCAAGCTGCGCGGCCTGATCAGCGGCTCGGTCGACCGCTCGGTCTTCGCCGACGCGGACTTCGTGATCGAGGCGGTCTTCGAGAACCTGGACCTGAAGAAGCAGATCTGGGCCGAGTTCGAGAAGATCGTCAAGCCGGAGGCGATCCTCGCCACCAACACCAGCTCGCTCTCGCTGACCGAGATGGCGGCCGACCTCGAGCACCCCGAGCGGGTCGTCGGCTTCCACTTCTTCAACCCGGTCGCGGTCCTCCCGCTGCTGGAGATCATCAAGGACGAGAAGACCGACGACGCGACGCTGGCCACCGCGTTCGCCGTCGGCAAGGAGCTGAAGAAGTCCTCGGTGCTGGTCAAGGACGCCCCGGCGTTCGTGGTCAACCGGGTGCTGACCCGCTTCACCAGCGAGGTGTTCAAGGCGGTGGACGCCGGCACCCCGCTCGAGGTGGTGAACGAGGCGTTCGACCCGATGGGCCTGCCGATGCGGCCGGTCGCGCTGCTGCAGCTGGTCGGGCCGGCCGTGGCGTACCACGTGGGCGAGACGCTGCACCGGGCCTTCCCGGAGCGGTACGTGGACAGCCCGAACCTCAAGAAGATCGTCGACGCCGGCCTGCCGCTGCTGGTCGACGACGAGATCAACACCGAGGTGGTCAAGCTCCTCGAGGTCGGCGACACCGTGCTGACCGGCGACGAGGTGCGCGCCCGGGCGCTCGCCGCGCTGGCCGAGGAGATCCGGATCATGCTGGACGAGGGTGTGGTCGCCGAGGCGCAGGACATCGACCTGTGCATGATCCTCGGGGCCGGCTACCCGTTCCACCTGGGTGGGATCACGCCGTACCTGGACCGCAGCGGCATCGCGGAGCAGGTCACCGGCAAGCGCTTCCTGCCCGCGGGTCTGGCGAACGTGCGCCGCGCCTGA
- a CDS encoding cell wall metabolism sensor histidine kinase WalK gives MTVYQGQQGLQRGSVLHRLLRPTLRLRLTLLNGILLVAAGAVLIVLSWLLIDESLHPADELLAGSTVTLNDGTTREARSWQNEMIDQASDQLLVKGLSALVAIGIIGTAGGYLVTRRALRPLHTVTQTAQRLGEETLDQRIRYAGADDEVAELARTFDAMLDRLAEAFESQKRFVANASHELRTPLAVMRTEIDVTLSDPEADVAEYRRMARVVRDASMRANGLVDALLVLARSEAQSGRRLVRKVPADLAMSATNALSAVKDEADRMRLEITTDLTAAPVVGDPSLLDRLAGNLIENAIRYNHLLGRLWLRTMSVDGQARLIVGNTGHEVEQAEVPGLFEPFRRGGWERTGSRGSGLGLSIVRAVCDAHGGTVSAIALADGGLEVTVSLPAADTTPVVAATASVPRIGG, from the coding sequence GTGACGGTCTACCAGGGGCAGCAGGGCCTGCAGCGGGGAAGTGTGCTGCACCGGCTGCTGCGGCCCACCCTGCGCCTGCGACTCACCCTGCTGAACGGGATCCTGCTGGTCGCGGCCGGCGCGGTGCTGATCGTGCTGTCCTGGCTGCTGATCGACGAGTCGCTGCACCCGGCCGACGAGCTGCTGGCCGGCTCGACCGTGACGCTGAACGACGGCACCACCCGGGAGGCCCGCTCCTGGCAGAACGAGATGATCGATCAGGCCTCCGACCAGCTGCTGGTCAAGGGGCTGAGCGCGCTTGTCGCGATCGGCATCATCGGCACCGCCGGGGGCTACCTGGTGACCCGCCGGGCGCTGCGCCCGCTGCACACCGTCACGCAGACCGCCCAGCGGCTCGGTGAGGAGACCCTGGACCAGCGGATCCGGTACGCGGGGGCGGACGACGAGGTGGCCGAGCTGGCCCGGACGTTCGACGCGATGCTGGACCGGCTGGCCGAGGCGTTCGAGTCGCAGAAACGGTTCGTCGCGAACGCCTCGCACGAGCTGCGCACCCCGCTCGCGGTGATGCGCACCGAGATCGACGTGACGCTCAGCGACCCGGAGGCCGACGTCGCGGAGTACCGGCGGATGGCCCGCGTCGTGCGCGACGCCTCGATGCGGGCGAACGGCCTGGTCGACGCGCTGCTGGTGCTGGCCCGCTCGGAGGCGCAGTCCGGCCGGCGGCTGGTCCGCAAGGTGCCGGCCGACCTGGCGATGAGCGCCACCAACGCGCTGTCGGCGGTGAAGGACGAGGCCGACCGGATGCGGCTGGAGATCACCACCGACCTCACGGCGGCGCCGGTGGTCGGCGACCCGAGCCTGCTGGACCGGCTGGCCGGCAACCTGATCGAGAACGCGATCCGGTACAACCACCTGCTCGGCCGGCTCTGGCTGCGCACCATGTCGGTGGACGGGCAGGCCCGGCTGATCGTCGGCAACACCGGCCACGAGGTGGAGCAGGCCGAGGTGCCCGGCCTGTTCGAGCCGTTCCGCCGGGGCGGCTGGGAGCGGACCGGGTCGCGCGGCTCCGGCCTGGGGCTGTCGATCGTGCGCGCGGTGTGCGACGCGCACGGCGGCACGGTCTCCGCGATCGCCCTGGCCGACGGCGGCCTGGAGGTCACCGTGTCGCTGCCGGCCGCGGACACCACGCCGGTGGTGGCCGCGACCGCGAGCGTGCCGCGGATCGGTGGTTAG
- a CDS encoding response regulator transcription factor, whose amino-acid sequence MRVLVVEDERTMADAIARGLRRHGMAVDVAYDGLEGHEMAYVTRYDVVVLDRDLPGMHGDEICAALVESGALTRVLMLTAAASVADRVEGLTLGADDYLPKPFAFDELVARVQALGRRATPPAPPVFSVGNLVLDPGRRAVTRGDVPIDLTNKEFGVLEVLLKASGAVVSSEELLERVWDANTDPFTTTVRVTVMTLRKKLGDPPLIETVVGAGYRVVLQ is encoded by the coding sequence ATGCGCGTTCTGGTGGTGGAGGACGAGCGGACGATGGCCGACGCGATCGCCCGCGGGCTGCGGCGGCACGGCATGGCGGTGGACGTGGCGTACGACGGGCTCGAGGGCCACGAGATGGCCTACGTCACCCGCTACGACGTCGTCGTGCTCGACCGTGACCTGCCCGGCATGCACGGCGACGAGATCTGCGCCGCCCTGGTCGAGTCCGGCGCGCTGACCCGGGTGCTGATGCTCACCGCGGCCGCCTCGGTCGCCGACCGGGTCGAGGGCCTGACCCTCGGCGCCGACGACTACCTGCCCAAGCCGTTCGCCTTCGACGAGTTGGTGGCCCGGGTGCAGGCGCTGGGCCGGCGCGCCACCCCGCCCGCCCCGCCGGTCTTCAGCGTCGGCAACCTGGTGCTCGACCCGGGCCGCCGGGCGGTGACCCGGGGTGACGTGCCGATCGACCTGACCAACAAGGAGTTCGGCGTGCTGGAGGTGCTGCTCAAGGCGAGCGGCGCGGTGGTGTCCAGCGAGGAGCTGCTGGAGCGGGTCTGGGACGCGAACACCGACCCGTTCACCACCACGGTCCGGGTGACCGTGATGACCCTGCGGAAGAAGCTCGGCGACCCGCCGCTGATCGAGACCGTGGTCGGCGCCGGTTACCGGGTCGTCCTGCAGTGA
- a CDS encoding PQQ-binding-like beta-propeller repeat protein, translating to MTLIELDREAHLDPPPASRPPISAYRRGGLLLALALLVVLGGAAPAAGIRWRYLGAITAPIAPDGPIELAGGQIYTVDAGGTEPAVSAWSPASPPARLWTTRVPAGDERNVAAAGSLSVRPAGDVTLLTSGVATTAVDAATGRIRWSSPIAVTVLPGSGVGVTVDRVFRAGTEYDQESGDPGPLYFSATGEPHTEPPLRTDVRGLDLSDGRTLWTTAPGGSVTVDQVPGDDPAVLITSSNRLTLVDGASGRLLRAVDVPRFGGHGPASGSLIGDVALVSYQNPGRQVAFAARTLRQLWTREVPDLVADPADCQGVLCAGGHGDLRVLDPGTGQARWRVQEDVDLAVRAGYVLQTDAASGEPVRLTDPRTGATRVDLTGWTGEVAGSADEPLVLRRRDKRGGQAFATVVPGHAEIHRLGVTGAGVGECDSDGRYLVCRSSGGLRIWAYRI from the coding sequence GTGACGCTGATCGAGCTGGACCGCGAAGCCCACCTCGACCCGCCGCCTGCCTCGCGTCCGCCGATCTCCGCCTATCGCCGCGGCGGCCTGCTGCTGGCCCTGGCCCTGCTCGTGGTCCTGGGCGGCGCCGCGCCCGCCGCCGGGATCCGCTGGCGCTACCTCGGCGCGATCACCGCCCCGATCGCCCCGGACGGGCCGATCGAGCTGGCCGGCGGCCAGATCTACACGGTCGACGCCGGCGGGACCGAGCCGGCGGTCTCCGCGTGGAGCCCGGCCAGCCCACCGGCCCGGCTGTGGACGACCCGGGTGCCGGCCGGCGACGAGCGCAACGTCGCCGCGGCCGGCTCGCTGAGCGTCCGGCCGGCCGGCGACGTGACGCTGCTGACCAGTGGCGTCGCGACCACCGCGGTCGACGCGGCGACCGGGCGGATCCGCTGGTCGTCGCCGATCGCGGTGACCGTGCTGCCGGGCAGCGGCGTCGGCGTGACGGTCGACCGGGTGTTCCGCGCCGGCACCGAGTACGACCAGGAGTCCGGCGATCCGGGCCCGCTCTACTTCTCGGCCACCGGCGAGCCGCACACCGAGCCGCCGTTGCGCACCGACGTCCGCGGCCTGGACCTGAGCGACGGCCGGACGCTGTGGACCACCGCGCCGGGTGGCTCGGTCACCGTCGACCAGGTGCCCGGCGACGACCCGGCGGTGCTGATCACCTCGTCGAACCGGCTCACCCTGGTGGACGGCGCCAGCGGGCGGCTGCTCCGGGCGGTCGACGTGCCGCGGTTCGGCGGGCACGGGCCGGCCAGCGGCTCGCTGATCGGCGATGTGGCGCTGGTCAGCTACCAGAATCCCGGGCGGCAGGTCGCGTTCGCGGCCCGCACGCTGCGGCAACTGTGGACCCGCGAGGTGCCGGACCTGGTCGCCGACCCGGCCGACTGCCAGGGCGTGCTCTGCGCGGGCGGGCACGGTGACCTGCGGGTGCTCGACCCGGGCACCGGGCAGGCGCGGTGGCGGGTGCAGGAGGACGTGGACCTGGCGGTGCGCGCGGGCTACGTGCTGCAGACCGACGCGGCGTCCGGCGAGCCGGTGCGACTGACCGACCCGCGGACCGGGGCGACCCGCGTCGACCTGACCGGCTGGACCGGGGAGGTGGCCGGCTCGGCCGACGAGCCGCTGGTGCTGCGCCGCCGGGACAAGCGCGGCGGGCAGGCGTTCGCGACGGTGGTGCCCGGGCACGCCGAGATCCACCGGCTCGGGGTAACCGGGGCCGGGGTGGGGGAGTGCGACTCGGACGGCCGTTACCTGGTCTGCCGGTCGTCCGGCGGGCTGCGGATCTGGGCGTACCGAATCTAG
- a CDS encoding PQQ-binding-like beta-propeller repeat protein, producing the protein MGAEAFGRPVVIDLGLGRGVPETYERPRGHTVPQWFAPVVLAVLLLLSSSASAAPLKPPFTALLRVPLGPADPYLVTAAGRLLTQTNGLITAYDLGTGTLRWQAGQSTPVYRLRTGEGLVLMQPWTTAGAADGTSAISVTTGAKIWDNPRSVITFAGSDQLLAVTGTRSLSGSNRRVQGLIEVLDPATGEARWQVRVPSTAVVLGVPGPAGSGARMLMVRDDRTARLYDLADGRQMNVRSLPAANYGPENPSVADGTVLLRHPGPSGMEVSAYDPATLRELWTKPAEGTFEVRSCGLLACFLGQDGVRAVEPATGDTRWVRAGWQSVTERGDTLLAYPDTDISRPVGLVDSRTGRMLVDLAGWLPMAGANGSGELLVTREVPAGARTMVAVADRAAGRLRPIALLPAGTGDCEAAPGRLVCRANSGELVVWAYDETAGAG; encoded by the coding sequence ATGGGTGCGGAGGCGTTCGGCCGCCCGGTCGTCATCGACCTCGGGCTCGGTCGCGGCGTCCCGGAGACCTATGAGCGACCACGGGGGCACACTGTCCCGCAGTGGTTCGCCCCGGTCGTGCTCGCGGTCCTGCTGCTGCTCAGCTCGAGCGCGTCGGCCGCCCCGCTGAAACCGCCGTTCACCGCGCTGCTGCGGGTCCCGCTCGGCCCGGCCGACCCGTACCTGGTCACCGCGGCCGGCCGGCTGCTCACCCAGACCAACGGCCTGATCACCGCGTACGACCTGGGCACCGGCACGCTGCGCTGGCAGGCCGGCCAGTCCACCCCGGTCTACCGCCTGCGCACCGGCGAGGGCCTGGTGCTGATGCAGCCGTGGACCACCGCCGGCGCCGCGGACGGCACCTCGGCGATCTCGGTGACCACCGGCGCCAAGATCTGGGACAACCCGCGCAGCGTGATCACCTTCGCCGGCAGCGACCAGCTGCTCGCGGTGACCGGCACCCGCAGCCTCTCCGGCAGCAACCGCCGGGTGCAGGGCCTGATCGAGGTGCTCGACCCGGCCACCGGCGAGGCCCGCTGGCAGGTCCGGGTGCCGTCCACCGCGGTGGTGCTCGGCGTGCCCGGGCCGGCCGGCTCCGGCGCCCGGATGCTGATGGTCCGCGACGACCGGACCGCCCGGCTCTACGACCTGGCCGACGGCCGGCAGATGAACGTGCGGTCGCTGCCGGCGGCCAACTACGGCCCGGAGAACCCGTCGGTCGCCGACGGGACCGTGCTGCTCCGGCATCCCGGCCCGTCCGGGATGGAGGTCTCCGCGTACGACCCGGCCACCCTGCGCGAGCTGTGGACGAAACCCGCCGAGGGCACCTTCGAGGTGCGCTCCTGCGGCCTGCTCGCCTGCTTCCTCGGGCAGGACGGGGTGCGCGCGGTCGAGCCGGCGACCGGGGACACGCGATGGGTGCGGGCCGGCTGGCAGTCCGTCACCGAACGCGGCGACACGCTGCTGGCCTACCCGGACACCGACATCAGCCGGCCGGTCGGCCTGGTGGACAGCCGGACCGGCCGGATGCTGGTCGACCTGGCCGGCTGGTTGCCGATGGCCGGGGCGAACGGCTCCGGCGAGCTGCTGGTCACCCGGGAGGTTCCGGCCGGCGCGCGTACCATGGTCGCGGTCGCCGACCGGGCGGCCGGCCGGCTGCGCCCGATCGCGCTGCTGCCGGCCGGGACCGGGGACTGCGAGGCGGCGCCGGGGCGGCTGGTCTGCCGGGCGAACTCCGGCGAGCTGGTGGTGTGGGCCTACGACGAGACGGCGGGCGCGGGCTGA
- the dxs gene encoding 1-deoxy-D-xylulose-5-phosphate synthase, which translates to MSDSPSTPAGLLTTITTPGDLKRLSAEQLSLLAAEIRDFLVTKVSKTGGHLGPNLGVVEVTLAMHRVFDSPRDKILFDTGHQSYVHKILTGRQEGFDLLRQRGGLTGYPSQAESEHDLIENSHASTALSYADGLAKAFTLRGEDRHVVAVVGDGALTGGMCWEALNNIAATKNRLVIVVNDNGRSYAPTIGGLANHLSTLRLNPGYEKVLDLVKDALGSTPVVGKPVFEVLHAVKRGIKDAISPQPMFEDLGLKYIGPVDGHDQQAMESALRRAKGFNAPVIVHTVTRKGYGYRPAEQDEADCLHGPGAFDAETGKLLAAPSLKWTKVFAEELVKIADERPDVVGITAAMGEPTGIATLAKKYPERAYDVGIAEQHAATSAAGLAMGGLHPVVAVYATFLNRAFDQVLLDVAMHKLPVTFVLDRAGITGPDGPSHYGIWDMSVFGAVPGLRLAAPRDAATLREELREAVSVDDGPTIVRFPTGAVAADTPAIRRIGQVDVLREDRRKDILLVAVGSFAGLGLDAAERLAEQGYGVTVADPRWVRPVPIELTGLAAQHRLVVTLEDGIRAGGVGDAIAAALRDAGVLVPLRDFGVPAGFHPHGTRGEILAALGLTAQDIARDVTEWVSRIDAGSSKEEQPAL; encoded by the coding sequence ATGAGCGACTCCCCCTCGACCCCGGCCGGCCTGCTGACGACCATCACCACCCCGGGTGATCTGAAGCGACTGTCCGCGGAGCAGCTGTCCCTGCTCGCGGCCGAGATTCGTGACTTCCTCGTGACCAAGGTGTCGAAGACCGGGGGCCATCTCGGTCCGAACCTCGGGGTGGTCGAGGTGACCCTGGCGATGCACCGGGTCTTCGACTCGCCACGCGACAAGATCCTCTTCGACACCGGTCACCAGTCGTACGTGCACAAGATCCTGACCGGCCGGCAGGAGGGCTTCGACCTGCTCCGCCAGCGCGGCGGCCTGACCGGCTACCCGAGCCAGGCGGAGAGCGAGCACGACCTCATCGAGAACTCGCACGCCTCCACCGCGCTGTCCTACGCCGACGGCCTGGCCAAGGCGTTCACGCTGCGCGGTGAGGACCGGCACGTGGTCGCCGTGGTCGGTGACGGCGCGCTGACCGGCGGCATGTGCTGGGAGGCGCTCAACAACATCGCGGCCACGAAGAACCGGCTGGTCATCGTGGTCAACGACAACGGCCGGTCCTACGCGCCGACGATCGGCGGCCTGGCCAACCACCTCTCCACGCTGCGGCTCAACCCGGGCTACGAGAAGGTGCTCGACCTGGTCAAGGACGCGCTCGGCTCGACCCCGGTGGTCGGCAAGCCGGTCTTCGAGGTGCTGCACGCGGTCAAGCGCGGCATCAAGGACGCGATCAGCCCGCAGCCGATGTTCGAGGACCTGGGCCTGAAGTACATCGGCCCGGTCGACGGCCACGACCAGCAGGCGATGGAGTCCGCGCTGCGCCGGGCCAAGGGCTTCAACGCGCCGGTCATCGTGCACACCGTCACCCGCAAGGGCTACGGCTACCGTCCCGCCGAGCAGGACGAGGCGGACTGCCTGCACGGCCCGGGCGCCTTCGACGCGGAGACCGGCAAGCTGCTGGCCGCGCCGTCGCTGAAGTGGACCAAGGTCTTCGCCGAGGAGCTGGTGAAGATCGCCGACGAGCGTCCCGACGTGGTCGGCATCACGGCCGCGATGGGCGAGCCGACCGGCATCGCCACGCTGGCCAAGAAGTACCCCGAGCGGGCGTATGACGTCGGCATCGCCGAGCAGCACGCCGCGACCAGCGCCGCCGGCCTGGCGATGGGCGGCCTGCACCCGGTCGTCGCGGTCTACGCCACGTTCCTGAACCGCGCCTTCGACCAGGTCCTGCTGGACGTCGCGATGCACAAGCTGCCGGTCACGTTCGTGCTCGACCGGGCCGGCATCACCGGCCCGGACGGGCCGAGCCACTACGGCATCTGGGACATGAGCGTCTTCGGCGCGGTCCCCGGCCTGCGGCTCGCCGCGCCGCGGGACGCCGCCACCCTGCGCGAGGAGCTGCGCGAGGCGGTCTCGGTCGACGACGGCCCGACCATCGTCCGGTTCCCGACCGGCGCGGTCGCCGCGGACACCCCGGCGATCCGCCGGATCGGCCAGGTCGACGTGCTGCGGGAGGACCGCCGCAAGGACATCCTGCTGGTCGCGGTCGGCTCGTTCGCCGGGCTCGGGCTGGACGCCGCCGAGCGGCTCGCCGAGCAGGGGTACGGCGTGACCGTCGCCGACCCGCGCTGGGTCCGCCCGGTGCCGATCGAGCTGACCGGCCTGGCCGCCCAGCACCGCCTGGTGGTCACCCTGGAGGACGGCATCCGCGCCGGTGGCGTGGGTGACGCGATCGCCGCCGCGCTGCGTGACGCCGGGGTGCTCGTGCCGCTGCGCGACTTCGGCGTGCCGGCCGGCTTCCACCCGCACGGCACCCGCGGCGAGATCCTGGCCGCGCTCGGCCTGACCGCGCAGGACATCGCGCGGGACGTGACCGAGTGGGTGTCCCGGATCGACGCCGGCAGCTCGAAGGAGGAGCAGCCCGCGCTCTGA
- a CDS encoding bifunctional 5,10-methylenetetrahydrofolate dehydrogenase/5,10-methenyltetrahydrofolate cyclohydrolase — MTSENTGARLLPGAPVAEAVLADVRDRVAKLKERGVRPSLATILVGDDDASAGYIRIKQKQAGELGFESPHEHLGGDVTQADLLKVIAGFNDDRDVHGVLIQYPIPAHLDYDAALQTLDPDKDVDGMHPLNMGRLAVGLPGPLPCTPAGIEALLAHHGIEISGREVVILGRGATLGRPLAMLLAQKRPTANAAVTVVHTGVKDWPRYTRRAEILIAAAGVPGIIQPEHVKPGAVVVGAGVRYEGRRLLPDVDESCAAVAGAITPRVGGVGPTTVAMLFRNAVAAAERANP; from the coding sequence ATGACCAGCGAAAACACCGGCGCCCGCCTCCTGCCCGGCGCGCCCGTCGCCGAGGCCGTGCTGGCCGACGTCCGCGACCGGGTCGCCAAGCTCAAGGAGCGCGGCGTCCGGCCCAGCCTCGCCACCATCCTGGTCGGCGACGACGACGCCAGCGCGGGATACATCCGGATCAAGCAGAAGCAGGCCGGTGAGCTGGGCTTCGAGTCGCCGCACGAGCATCTGGGCGGTGACGTCACCCAGGCCGACCTGCTCAAGGTGATCGCCGGGTTCAACGACGACCGGGACGTGCACGGCGTCCTGATCCAGTACCCGATCCCGGCCCACCTCGACTACGACGCGGCGCTGCAGACCCTCGACCCGGACAAGGACGTCGACGGCATGCACCCGCTCAACATGGGGCGGCTCGCCGTCGGGTTGCCCGGGCCGCTGCCCTGCACGCCCGCCGGGATCGAGGCGCTGCTGGCCCACCACGGCATCGAGATCTCCGGCCGGGAGGTGGTCATTCTCGGTCGCGGCGCGACGCTCGGTCGGCCGCTCGCGATGCTGCTGGCGCAGAAGCGGCCGACCGCGAACGCGGCCGTGACCGTGGTGCACACCGGGGTCAAGGACTGGCCGCGGTACACCCGGCGGGCCGAGATCCTGATCGCGGCGGCCGGCGTTCCCGGGATCATCCAGCCGGAGCACGTCAAGCCGGGGGCGGTCGTGGTCGGGGCCGGGGTCCGCTACGAGGGCCGGCGCCTGCTGCCGGACGTGGACGAGTCGTGCGCGGCGGTGGCCGGCGCGATCACGCCGCGGGTCGGCGGGGTCGGGCCGACGACGGTCGCGATGCTGTTCCGCAACGCGGTGGCCGCCGCCGAGCGCGCCAACCCCTGA